The Methanobacterium alcaliphilum genome has a window encoding:
- the cdhD gene encoding CO dehydrogenase/acetyl-CoA synthase subunit delta — protein sequence MDKMTQLLKLLENTKSIEINEFRMDFEELELYLMPAIQQAVQKSVETQKAISKEALIMEEFKPPIQDYPGKVAEVQLGKGTRKPVYLGGQQALYRFEEAQPNPPVVTFDVFDIPMPGLPRPIRENFEDVMEHPGEWAKKAVNEFGANMVTIHLIGTGPKVMDKSPREAAQAIEEVLQAVDVPLVIGASGDPVKDPLVLEAAAEAAEGERCLLASANLDLDYQKVAKAAVDYDHAVLSWSITDVNMQKTLNRYLMKEGLTQADIVMDPTTCALGYGIEFSIDIMTRTRLAALKGDTDLQMPMSSGTTNAWGSREAWMKNDAWGPTDYRGPIWEIVTGLTMMLNGVDIFMMLHPTSVKLLREIGETFVNDYLTTELPEIDDWITQLEG from the coding sequence ATGGATAAAATGACGCAGCTTCTTAAGCTACTTGAAAATACAAAATCTATAGAAATAAATGAGTTTCGAATGGATTTTGAAGAGTTAGAGCTATATTTAATGCCTGCTATTCAACAAGCCGTTCAAAAATCAGTAGAAACACAAAAAGCTATCTCAAAAGAAGCTTTGATAATGGAGGAATTTAAACCACCGATACAGGATTATCCTGGAAAAGTGGCAGAAGTTCAGCTTGGAAAAGGGACTAGGAAGCCAGTATATTTGGGAGGCCAACAAGCGCTTTATAGGTTTGAAGAAGCACAACCAAACCCTCCGGTAGTAACTTTCGATGTTTTTGATATTCCCATGCCGGGCTTACCAAGGCCAATAAGGGAAAACTTTGAGGATGTAATGGAACACCCGGGTGAATGGGCTAAAAAGGCAGTAAACGAATTTGGGGCAAACATGGTAACCATACATCTAATTGGTACTGGTCCTAAAGTTATGGATAAATCACCAAGAGAAGCTGCACAAGCTATTGAAGAAGTTTTACAAGCAGTTGATGTTCCTTTAGTAATTGGTGCTTCAGGAGACCCTGTTAAAGATCCCCTTGTTTTAGAAGCTGCAGCAGAGGCTGCTGAAGGTGAAAGATGTTTGTTAGCATCAGCAAACCTGGATTTGGATTATCAAAAAGTAGCAAAAGCAGCAGTGGATTATGACCATGCCGTTCTGTCCTGGTCTATTACTGATGTTAATATGCAAAAAACCCTTAACCGTTATCTAATGAAAGAAGGACTCACTCAGGCCGATATTGTTATGGATCCCACTACCTGTGCATTAGGATATGGTATTGAATTTTCCATTGATATTATGACTAGGACTAGATTAGCTGCCTTAAAAGGAGATACTGATTTACAAATGCCTATGTCATCTGGAACTACCAATGCCTGGGGTTCTAGGGAAGCTTGGATGAAAAATGATGCTTGGGGACCAACTGATTACAGAGGGCCGATCTGGGAAATTGTCACTGGTTTGACCATGATGCTAAATGGTGTGGATATTTTCATGATGCTTCACCCGACTTCAGTAAAATTACTACGTGAAATCGGTGAGACATTTGTTAACGATTACCTGACAACCGAACTCCCTGAGATAGATGATTGGATAACTCAACTGGAGGGCTAA
- a CDS encoding AAA family ATPase: MIIAVSGKGGTGKTMVSATLIKLLMQTDKDILAIDADPDSNLPEALGVPVEKTVGDVREELKKDTASGSIPASANKWDILDYKIMESIIETPNFDLLVMGRPEGSGCYCAVNNMLRKIIETLSSNYDAIVIDTEAGLEHLSRRTTQNVDVMLVVTDTSHRGILTAQRIGELAKELDINFKELYLVLNRVKKDNEEVLRKKVAEIGIELVGIIYEDSIVSEYDMAGKPLIELPDESYPVKSITDIINKILI; encoded by the coding sequence GTGATAATCGCAGTAAGTGGTAAAGGTGGGACTGGTAAAACTATGGTTTCTGCCACCTTAATTAAACTACTAATGCAAACAGATAAAGACATCCTGGCTATTGACGCCGATCCGGATTCTAATTTGCCGGAAGCTTTAGGTGTACCAGTAGAAAAAACCGTGGGTGATGTTCGAGAAGAACTTAAAAAAGATACTGCGTCTGGTAGTATACCTGCAAGTGCTAATAAATGGGATATTCTTGATTATAAAATAATGGAGTCTATTATTGAAACCCCTAACTTTGATTTACTGGTTATGGGGAGGCCTGAAGGTAGCGGATGTTACTGTGCAGTTAATAACATGCTTCGAAAGATAATTGAAACTTTATCCTCCAATTATGATGCAATAGTAATTGATACTGAGGCAGGTCTAGAACATTTAAGTCGCAGAACCACTCAAAATGTGGATGTTATGTTGGTAGTCACTGATACTTCCCATAGGGGAATACTTACCGCGCAAAGAATAGGTGAACTTGCGAAAGAACTGGATATTAACTTTAAAGAATTATACTTAGTACTTAATCGAGTAAAAAAAGATAATGAAGAAGTACTAAGAAAAAAAGTTGCTGAAATAGGCATTGAACTCGTGGGTATAATTTACGAGGATTCTATTGTTTCAGAATATGATATGGCTGGTAAGCCTCTTATTGAACTTCCAGATGAATCATATCCTGTGAAGTCTATCACAGATATCATTAATAAAATATTAATTTAA
- the cdhC gene encoding CO dehydrogenase/CO-methylating acetyl-CoA synthase complex subunit beta, with product MFEDIPVDVSPMYEGERIRAANMFVELAGPKSIGAELVQVAENVEDEKVTVVGPELSEMTKGEIYPFGVKIEIQGEKLEAELEGVIERRLHELCNYAKGFMHLNQRDQIWCRVSTEALEAGFKLEHLGKALSILFKEEFPIIESISVTIFTEKENVEQFLDLAREQYAIRDARARELSDEDVDVFYGCLMCQSFAPTHMCVVTPDRTALCGAINWFDCRAAAKMDPEGPIFEIEKGEVIDAEKGEYSNVNAAVAEKSQGTVDRVYVHSVFEYPHTSCGCFEAVAFYIPELDGIGLVNRDFRGETPLGIPFSAMAGQCSGGKQVEGFTGMSLEYMRSTKFLQADGGYGRVIWMPKEIKDSVLEFIPEELRDKIPTEEDANSIKEIRRFIREHEHPVLERIKATAKDEVSEEETEEEVEMEETEMAEGQFVPVVSAPELTVPASGGVKIIFKNAKIYAEKVIIKKK from the coding sequence ATGTTTGAAGATATACCTGTTGATGTAAGCCCTATGTATGAAGGGGAAAGAATAAGGGCAGCTAATATGTTCGTAGAACTGGCTGGCCCCAAATCTATTGGTGCAGAACTGGTTCAAGTTGCAGAAAATGTTGAAGATGAAAAAGTAACTGTTGTTGGACCAGAGCTTAGTGAAATGACTAAGGGAGAAATTTATCCTTTTGGAGTTAAAATAGAGATTCAAGGAGAAAAACTCGAAGCTGAATTAGAAGGTGTAATTGAACGGAGATTACATGAATTATGTAATTATGCGAAAGGGTTCATGCATCTTAATCAAAGGGATCAAATATGGTGTAGAGTTAGCACAGAAGCTCTTGAGGCTGGTTTCAAGTTAGAACATTTGGGCAAGGCTCTTTCAATATTATTTAAGGAAGAATTTCCAATCATAGAATCTATTTCAGTTACTATTTTCACAGAAAAAGAAAATGTAGAACAATTTCTTGATTTGGCACGTGAACAGTATGCAATTAGGGATGCAAGGGCTCGTGAGCTTTCTGATGAGGATGTAGATGTCTTTTATGGTTGTTTAATGTGCCAATCTTTTGCGCCAACTCACATGTGTGTAGTTACTCCAGATAGGACAGCTCTTTGTGGTGCTATAAACTGGTTTGACTGCCGTGCGGCAGCTAAAATGGATCCTGAAGGGCCAATATTCGAAATTGAAAAAGGTGAAGTAATCGATGCTGAAAAAGGAGAATATTCAAATGTTAATGCTGCAGTAGCTGAAAAATCTCAAGGTACTGTTGATAGGGTTTATGTTCACAGTGTATTTGAATATCCTCACACTTCTTGTGGTTGTTTTGAAGCAGTAGCATTTTATATCCCTGAATTAGATGGTATTGGCTTAGTAAACAGAGATTTCCGTGGTGAAACTCCTTTGGGTATACCATTCTCGGCAATGGCAGGCCAATGCTCTGGAGGAAAACAGGTAGAGGGTTTCACGGGAATGAGTTTAGAATATATGAGATCTACTAAATTTTTACAAGCTGACGGAGGGTATGGTAGAGTCATATGGATGCCTAAAGAAATTAAAGATTCTGTTTTAGAATTCATTCCAGAAGAATTACGTGATAAAATTCCGACAGAAGAAGATGCTAATAGCATTAAAGAAATCCGAAGATTCATCAGAGAACATGAACATCCTGTACTGGAAAGAATCAAAGCCACGGCTAAAGATGAAGTTTCAGAAGAAGAAACAGAAGAAGAAGTTGAAATGGAAGAAACTGAAATGGCAGAAGGCCAATTCGTTCCAGTAGTTTCTGCTCCTGAACTCACAGTACCTGCTTCTGGTGGGGTAAAAATCATATTTAAAAATGCTAAAATATATGCGGAAAAGGTAATTATTAAAAAGAAATGA
- the cdhB gene encoding CO dehydrogenase/acetyl-CoA synthase complex subunit epsilon yields MNERVIPWQPTVIAGPKQALLVTPETAKMMLKKSKRPLFVVGPLAKQEPILSLTKEIAEHWELPIVTTGDAYKTFKDMGVENSHYGVVEIVNLLKDPEWEGIKGEGQHDLVMFIGCIYYIASQGLSTLKHFAPHLKTLTICKFFHSNADASFPNMKDEEWLKYLEKMKTD; encoded by the coding sequence ATGAACGAGCGAGTAATCCCATGGCAACCAACTGTGATTGCAGGTCCTAAACAGGCTTTACTGGTCACGCCAGAAACAGCTAAAATGATGCTTAAAAAGTCTAAAAGACCTCTTTTTGTAGTAGGTCCCCTGGCTAAACAAGAACCGATTCTTTCTTTAACTAAAGAAATTGCGGAGCATTGGGAACTTCCCATAGTAACTACTGGTGATGCTTATAAAACTTTTAAAGATATGGGAGTAGAAAATAGTCATTATGGTGTAGTTGAAATTGTTAACTTGCTTAAAGACCCTGAATGGGAAGGAATAAAAGGAGAAGGTCAGCACGATTTGGTAATGTTCATTGGTTGCATTTATTATATTGCTTCTCAAGGATTATCCACTTTGAAACACTTTGCTCCTCATTTAAAAACACTCACCATATGTAAATTTTTCCATTCCAATGCCGATGCATCATTCCCTAATATGAAAGATGAGGAATGGTTGAAATATCTGGAAAAAATGAAGACTGATTAA